In Populus nigra chromosome 10, ddPopNigr1.1, whole genome shotgun sequence, the following proteins share a genomic window:
- the LOC133704453 gene encoding uncharacterized protein LOC133704453, translating to MEIPVINRISDFETGLASLQNPTFLSQILALSGVEKIHQAYSIWKWGALILALAASFTAIINRIKILIIRFKNHPFISSPSLITNQEDCDYESETDLSCSSSISLSDDEQEEESTSSSRSWWSINDHDQDFRVRGSGNCYIDDQYQGGNFRLRRRRNSSIGDFFSLTDFTNGKNVVKLWDNLGLSLGLNLNNSCDSRNAAVSFYDINKEQKICSIFGSKCDSIFAAVSTSPSVVVSAETNLSGHSSLSLWDTRVGFRVPEVFAELRPTLGKIVGVVGGGVEKVYVRDDVTGELTVGDMRKPSSPLVNATESDVDTWWDADAVIVENECEKSV from the coding sequence aTGGAGATCCCAGTGATCAATAGAATAAGCGATTTCGAGACAGGCTTAGCCTCTCTGCAAAACCCAACATTTCTTTCCCAGATTCTTGCACTTTCTGGTGTCGAAAAAATTCACCAAGCTTATAGTATTTGGAAATGGGGCGCTCTGATTCTTGCCCTGGCCGCCTCTTTCACAGCCATAATTAATAGAATCAAGATTCTCATCATCCGATTCAAAAACCACCCCTTCATCTCTTCACCATCTCTTATCACCAATCAAGAAGATTGTGATTACGAAAGCGAAACAGACTTATCTTGCTCATCATCAATATCCTTATCAGATGACGAACAGGAAGAAGAGTCCACATCATCTTCAAGAAGTTGGTGGTCCATTAATGATCATGATCAGGACTTCCGGGTTAGAGGCTCTGGGAATTGTTACATTGACGATCAATACCAGGGTGGTAATTTTAGGCTCCGGAGACGACGAAACAGCAGCATTGGAGACTTTTTTTCGTTGACTGATTTCACAAACGGGAAAAACGTTGTAAAGCTTTGGGATAATTTAGGATTAAGTCTAGGATTAAACCTTAACAACAGCTGCGATTCGAGAAACGCTGCCGTTTCTTTTTATGACATTAACAAGGAGCAGAAGATATGTTCCATATTCGGCAGCAAATGTGATAGTATTTTCGCGGCTGTTTCCACATCTCCTTCGGTGGTTGTCTCGGCAGAGACAAATTTGTCGGGTCATTCATCGTTAAGTTTATGGGATACCCGAGTTGGGTTTCGGGTGCCGGAGGTTTTTGCGGAATTAAGGCCTACGTTGGGGAAGATTGTGGGTGTCGTCGGCGGCGGCGTAGAGAAGGTTTATGTCAGAGATGATGTCACTGGTGAGTTAACGGTGGGTGATATGAGAAAACCCAGTTCGCCGTTAGTCAATGCGACGGAATCTGATGTGGATACTTGGTGGGATGCTGACGCCGTTATTGTTGAGAATGAATGTGAAAAATCTGTTTGA